One genomic segment of Drosophila willistoni isolate 14030-0811.24 chromosome 2R unlocalized genomic scaffold, UCI_dwil_1.1 Seg200, whole genome shotgun sequence includes these proteins:
- the LOC6643711 gene encoding myosin heavy chain, muscle isoform X8 gives MPKPIASQEDEDPTPYLFVSLEQRRIDQSKPYDSKKNCWVPDEKEGYLLGEIKATKGDIVSVGLPGGETRDFKKDQLQQVNPPKYEKAEDMSNLTYLNDASVLHNLRQRYYNKLIYTYSGLFCVAINPYKRYPVYTNRCAKMYRGKRRNEVPPHIFAISDGAYVDMLTNHVNQSMLITGESGAGKTENTKKVIAYFATVGASTKKDESQKNKGSLEDQVVQTNPVLEAFGNAKTVRNDNSSRFGKFIRIHFGPTGKLAGADIETYLLEKARVISQQSLERSYHIFYQIMSGSVAGVKDMCFLSDNIYDYYNVSQGKVTVPNMDDGEEFQLADQAFDILGFTKQEKEDVYRITAAVMHMGGMKFKQRGREEQAEQDGEEEGGRVSKLFGCDTAELYKNLLKPRIKVGNEFVTQGRNVQQVTNSIGALCKGVFDRLFKWLVKKCNETLDTQQKRQHFIGVLDIAGFEIFDYNGFEQLCINFTNEKLQQFFNHHMFVLEQEEYKREGIDWAFIDFGMDLLACIDLIEKPMGILSILEEESMFPKATDQTFSEKLTNTHLGKSAPFQKPKPPKPGQQAAHFAIGHYAGVVAYNITGWLEKNKDPLNDTVVDQFKKSQNKLLIEIFADHAGQSGGGEQAKGGRGKKGGGFATVSSAYKEQLNSLMTTLRSTQPHFVRCIIPNEMKQPGLVDAHLVMHQLTCNGVLEGIRICRKGFPNRMVYPDFKMRYQILNPAGITGVDDPKKCGSILLESTSLDPDMYRIGHTKVFFRAGVLGQMEEFRDERLGKIMSWMQAWARGYLSRKGFKKLQEQRVALKVVQRNLRKYLQLRTWPWYKLWQKVKPLLNVSRIEDEIARLEEKAKKAEELHAAEVKVRKELEALNAKLLAEKTALLDSLSGEKGQLQDFQERNAKLTAQKNDLENQLRDIQERLTQEEDARNQLFQQKKKADQEISGLKKDIEDLELNIQKAEQDKATKDHQIRNLNDEIAHQDELINKLNKEKKMQGETNQKTGEELQSAEDKINHLNKVKAKLEQTLDELEDSLEREKKVRGDVEKSKRKVEGDLKLTQEAVADLERNKKELEQTIQRKDKELSSITAKLEDEQVVVGKHQRQIKELQARIEELEEEVEAERQARAKAEKQRADLARELEELGERLEEAGGATSAQIELNKKREAELSKLRRDLEEANIQHESTLANLRKKHNDAVAEMAEQVDQLNKLKAKAEHDRQTCHNELNQTRTACDQLGRDKAAQEKIAKQLQHTLNEVQSKLDETNRTLNDFDASKKKLSIENSDLLRQLEEAESQVSQLSKIKISLTTQLEDTKRLADEESRERATLLGKFRNLEHDLDNLREQVEEEAEGKADLQRQLSKANAEAQVWRSKYESDGVARSEELEEAKRKLQARLAEAEETIESLNQKCIGLEKTKQRLSTEVEDLQLEVDRANAIANAAEKKQKAFDKIIGEWKLKVDDLAAELDASQKECRNYSTELFRLKGAYEEGQEQLEAVRRENKNLADEVKDLLDQIGEGGRNIHEIEKARKRLEAEKDELQAALEEAEAALEQEENKVLRAQLELSQVRQEIDRRIQEKEEEFENTRKNHQRALDSMQASLEAEAKGKAEALRMKKKLEADINELEIALDHANKANAEAQKNIKRYQQQLKDIQTALEEEQRARDDAREQLGISERRANALQNELEESRTLLEQADRGRRQAEQELADAHEQLNEVSAQNASISAAKRKLESELQTLHSDLDELLNEAKNSEEKAKKAMVDAARLADELRAEQDHAQTQEKLRKALEQQIKELQVRLDEAEANALKGGKKAIQKLEQRVRELENELDGEQRRHADAQKNLRKSERRVKELSFQSEEDRKNHERMQDLVDKLQQKIKTYKRQIEEAEEIAALNLAKFRKAQQELEEAEERADLAEQAISKFRAKGRAGSVGRGASPAPRATSVRPQFDGLAFPPRFDLAPENEF, from the exons ATGCCGAAGCCAATCGCAAGTCAGGAGGATGAAGATCCCACCCCTTACTTGTTCGTGTCTTTGGAACAAAGACGTATCGATCAATCGAAACCCTATGACTCGAAGAAGAACTGCTGGGTGCCCGATGAGAAGGAGGGTTATCTCCTTGGTGAAATCAAGGCCACCAAGGGTGATATCGTCTCCGTTGGCTTGCCTGGTGGAGAG ACAAGAGACTTCAAGAAAGATCAGCTCCAGCAAGTGAACCCTCCAAAATACGAAAAAGCCGAGGATATGTCTAACTTGACATACCTTAACGATGCCTCTGTGCTCCATAACTTGAGACAGAGATACTACAACAAGCTCATCTAT ACCTACTCAGGTCTTTTCTGCGTTGCCATCAATCCTTACAAGCGCTACCCTGTGTATACCAACCGTTGCGCTAAGATGTACCGTGGCAAGCGCCGTAATGAAGTGCCACCCCATATTTTCGCCATCTCTGATGGTGCCTACGTGGACATGTTGACCAATCACGTTAATCAATCTATGTTGATTACCGGTGAGTCTGGTGCCGGTAAGACTGAGAACACCAAGAAGGTAATTGCTTACTTCGCCACCGTTGGTGCATCGACCAAGAAGGATGAGTCACAGAAGAACAAGGGTTCCCTGGAAGATCAGGTTGTGCAAACTAACCCTGTGCTTGAGGCTTTCGGTAACGCTAAGACCGTGCGTAACGATAACTCTTCCCGTTTC GGTAAATTCATCCGTATTCACTTCGGTCCCACTGGTAAACTGGCTGGTGCTGATATTGAGACTT ATCTGTTGGAGAAGGCTCGTGTCATCTCTCAGCAATCTCTGGAGCGTTCTTACCACATTTTCTACCAGATCATGTCTGGCTCCGTGGCCGGTGTGAAAG ACATGTGCTTCCTCTCTGATAACATTTACGACTACTATAACGTATCCCAGGGTAAAGTTACTGTACCCAACATGGATGATGGTGAGGAATTCCAGCTTGCAGAT CAAGCCTTCGACATCTTGGGCTTCACCAAGCAAGAGAAGGAGGATGTGTACAGAATCACCGCCGCTGTCATGCACATGGGTGGCATGAAGTTCAAGCAACGTGGTCGCGAGGAGCAGGCTGAACAGGATGGTGAAGAGGAGGGTGGTCGTGTATCGAAATTGTTCGGTTGCGATACCGCTGAGTTGTACAAGAACTTGTTGAAGCCCCGCATCAAGGTCGGTAACGAGTTCGTCACCCAGGGTCGTAACGTCCAACAGGTCACCAACTCGATCGGTGCCCTCTGCAAGGGTGTGTTCGATCGTCTCTTCAAATGGCTGGTCAAGAAGTGTAACGAGACTCTGGATACTCAGCAGAAGCGTCAGCATTTCATTGGTGTGCTGGATATTGCTGGTTTTGAAATCTTCGAT TACAACGGTTTCGAGCAACTGTGTATTAACTTCACCAACGAGAAGTTGCAACAATTCTTCAACCATCACATGTTCGTTTTGGAGCAAGAAGAATACAAGCGTGAAGGCATTGATTGGGCCTTCATTGATTTCGGTATGGACTTGTTGGCCTGTATCGATTTGATTGAAAAG CCTATGGGTATCTTGTCCATCCTGGAAGAAGAGTCTATGTTCCCCAAGGCCACCGATCAGACCTTCTCGGAGAAGCTGACCAACACCCATTTGGGTAAATCAGCTCCATTCCAGAAGCCCAAGCCTCCAAAGCCCGGCCAGCAGGCTGCCCACTTTGCCATTGGCCATTATGCTGGTGTTGTCGCCTATAACATCACCGGTTGGTTGGAGAAGAACAAGGATCCTTTGAACGACACTGTTGTCGATCAGTTCAAGAAGTCGCAGAACAAGCTGCTTATCGAAATCTTTGCTGATCATGCTGGTCAGTCTGGTGGCGGTGAACAGGCTAAGGGCGGTCGTGGCAAGAAGGGCGGTGGCTTCGCTACTGTCTCATCGGCCTACAAGGAGCAGTTGAACAGCTTGATGACCACTCTGCGTTCCACACAGCCTCACTTCGTCCGTTGCATCATTCCCAACGAAATGAAGCAGCCTGGTCTTGTTGATGCTCACTTGGTTATGCACCAGCTGACATGTAACGGTGTGCTTGAAGGTATCCGTATTTGCCGTAAAGGTTTCCCCAACAGAATGGTCTACCCCGATTTCAAGATGCG CTATCAGATTCTCAATCCAGCCGGCATTACTGGCGTTGATGATCCTAAGAAATGTGGCAGTATTCTATTGGAATCCACCTCATTGGATCCCGATATGTATCGTATTGGACACACAAAG GTGTTCTTCCGTGCCGGTGTCCTGGGTCAGATGGAGGAGTTCCGTGATGAGCGTTTGGGCAAGATTATGTCCTGGATGCAAGCCTGGGCTCGTGGTTACTTGTCCCGCAAGGGCTTCAAGAAGCTGCAAGAACAGCGTGTTGCCCTCAAGGTTGTGCAACGCAACTTGCGCAAATACTTGCAACTGCGTACCTGGCCATGGTACAAACTGTGGCAGAAGGTCAAGCCTTTGCTCAACGTCAGCCGTATTGAGGATGAAATTGCC CGTCTGGAGGAGAAGGCAAAGAAGGCTGAGGAATTGCATGCCGCTGAAGTGAAAGTACGCAAGGAGTTGGAGGCTCTCAATGCCAAATTGTTGGCTGAGAAGACCGCCCTGTTGGACTCCCTGTCCGGCGAGAAGGGTCAGTTGCAGGACTTCCAGGAGCGCAACGCTAAGTTGACCGCCCAGAAGAACGACCTCGAGAACCAGCTGCGC GACATCCAAGAGCGCCTGACTCAGGAGGAAGATGCCCGCAACCAACTGTTCCAACAGAAGAAGAAGGCCGACCAGGAGATCTCTGGCTTGAAGAAGGATATCGAAGATCTGGAATTGAACATCCAGAAGGCCGAGCAAGACAAGGCCACCAAGGATCACCAGATCCGCAACTTGAACGACGAGATCGCCCACCAGGATGAGCTCATCAACAAGTTGAACAAGGAGAAGAAGATGCAGGGTGAGACCAACCAGAAGACTGGTGAGGAACTCCAGTCCGCTGAGGACAAGATTAACCACTTGAACAAGGTTAAGGCCAAGCTCGAACAGACCCTCGATGAACTCGAGGACTCTCTGGAGCGTGAGAAGAAGGTGCGCGGTGATGTTGAGAAGTCCAAGCGCAAGGTTGAGGGTGACCTTAAGTTGACTCAGGAGGCTGTCGCTGATCTTGAGCGCAACAAGAAGGAGTTGGAACAGACCATCCAACGCAAGGACAAGGAATTGTCTTCCATCACTGCCAAGCTCGAGGATGAgcaagttgttgttggcaagcACCAGCGCCAGATCAAGGAACTGCAAGCCCGCATCGAAGAGCTCGAGGAAGAGGTTGAGGCTGAGCGTCAAGCTCGCGCCAAGGCCGAGAAACAGCGTGCCGATTTGGCCCGCGAATTGGAGGAATTGGGCGAGCGTCTGGAAGAGGCTGGCGGTGCCACCTCTGCCCAGATTGAGCTCAACAAGAAGCGTGAGGCTGAGCTCAGCAAATTGCGTCGTGATCTTGAGGAAGCCAACATCCAGCATGAGTCTACCCTCGCCAACCTGCGCAAGAAGCACAACGATGCTGTCGCTGAGATGGCCGAGCAAGTTGATCAGCTCAACAAGCTGAAGGCTAA gGCTGAACATGATCGTCAGACTTGCCACAACGAGTTGAATCAGACTCGCACTGCTTGCGATCAATTGGGTCGCGATAAG GCTGCCCAAGAAAAGATTGCCAAGCAGTTGCAGCACACCCTCAACGAAGTCCAATCCAAATTGGATGAGACCAACCGCACTCTGAACGACTTCGATGCCAGCAAGAAGAAGTTGTCCATTGAGAACTCCGATCTGTTGCGCCAGCTGGAGGAAGCCGAATCCCAGGTTTCGCAGTTGTCCAAGATCAAGATCTCCCTGACCACCCAGTTGGAAGATACCAAGCGTCTGGCTGATGAGGAATCTCGCGAGCGCGCCACTTTGTTGGGCAAGTTCCGCAACTTGGAGCACGACCTCGACAACCTGCGCGAACAGGTTGAGGAGGAGGCTGAGGGTAAGGCTGATTTGCAGCGTCAATTGAGCAAGGCCAACGCCGAAGCCCAGGTCTGGCGTAGCAAGTACGAATCGGACGGTGTTGCCCGTTCCGAGGAGTTGGAGGAAGCCAAGAGGAAGTTGCAGGCCCGTTTGGCTGAGGCTGAAGAGACCATTGAGTCCCTCAACCAGAAGTGCATTGGTCTGGAGAAGACCAAGCAGCGTCTGTCCACTGAAGTGGAGGATCTGCAATTGGAAGTGGACCGTGCCAACGCCATTGCCAACGCCGCCGAGAAGAAGCAGAAGGCATTCGACAAGATCATTGGCGAATGGAAACTCAAGGTCGATGATTTGGCCGCTGAATTGGATGCTTCCCAGAAGGAGTGCCGCAACTACTCCACTGAATTGTTCCGTCTCAAGGGTGCCTATGAGGAGGGACAGGAGCAGCTTGAGGCTGTGCGTCGTGAGAACAAGAACTTGGCTGATGAAGTCAAGGATCTGCTTGACCAGATCGGTGAGGGTGGCCGCAACATCCACGAAATCGAGAAGGCTCGCAAGCGTCTTGAAGCCGAAAAGGATGAACTCCAGGCTGCTTTGGAAGAGGCTGAGGCCGCTCTTGAGCAGGAGGAGAACAAGGTTCTGCGCGCTCAATTGGAATTGTCCCAAGTCCGCCAGGAAATCGATCGCCGTATCCAGGAGAAGGAAGAGGAATTCGAGAACACCCGCAAGAACCACCAGCGCGCTCTCGACTCCATGCAGGCCTCCCTCGAAGCCGAAGCCAAGGGCAAGGCTGAGGCCCTGCGCATGAAGAAGAAGTTGGAAGCCGACATCAACGAATTGGAGATTGCTCTGGATCATGCCAACAAG GCTAACGCCGAGGCCCAGAAGAACATCAAGCGCTACCAACAGCAGTTGAAGGATATCCAGACCGCTCTGGAGGAAGAACAGCGTGCCCGCGATGATGCCCGTGAACAGTTGGGCATCTCTGAGCGTCGTGCCAATGCTCTGCAGAACGAACTCGAGGAGTCCCGCACTCTGTTGGAGCAGGCCGACCGTGGCCGTCGCCAAGCCGAACAGGAATTGGCCGATGCCCACGAGCAGTTGAACGAAGTTTCTGCCCAGAACGCTTCCATCTCTGCTGCCAAGAGGAAATTGGAGTCTGAGCTCCAGACCCTCCACTCCGACTTGGATGAGCTCCTGAACGAAGCCAAGAACTCCGAAGAGAAGGCCAAGAAGGCTATGGTTGATGCCGCCCGCCTGGCTGATGAACTCCGTGCCGAGCAGGATCATGCCCAGACCCAGGAGAAATTGAGAAAGGCCCTGGAACAGCAAATCAAGGAATTGCAAGTCCGTCTGGATGAGGCTGAGGCCAACGCCCTTAAGGGTGGCAAGAAGGCCATTCAGAAGTTGGAGCAACGCGTCCGCGAATTGGAGAACGAATTGGACGGTGAGCAGCGCCGTCATGCTGATGCCCAGAAGAACCTGCGCAAGTCCGAGCGTCGCGTCAAGGAATTGAGCTTCCAGTCTGAGGAGGACCGCAAGAACCACGAGCGCATGCAAGATCTGGTCGACAAACTGCAACAGAAGATCAAGACATACAAGAGGCAGATTGAGGAAGCCGAGGAAATCGCTGCCCTCAACTTGGCCAAATTCCGCAAGGCCCAGCAGGAGCTCGAGGAAGCCGAGGAGCGTGCCGATCTGGCTGAGCAGGCAATTAGCAAATTCCGTGCCAAGGGACGTGCCGGTTCGGTTGGACGTGGTGCCAGCCCAGCG CCCCGTGCGACGTCCGTTAGGCCACAATTCGACGGTTTGGCTTTCCCACCCAGATTCGACCTTGCTCCTGAAAACGAATTCTAA